The proteins below come from a single Geobacillus thermoleovorans genomic window:
- a CDS encoding hemolysin family protein yields the protein MEEWPLRLFGWFFLSLLANALFASAEAAFSSASKARLRHYAEEHLHNKRLQAVIGQLDRVLLALAVANRLTSVVTVVLFTDIAVSLLGEQMGLFATLAVMTVLFVVFGEILPKSMAKEHAEQLAIRYAGLAYGLMKLMTPVTASLQALKDRIAKRFANGVAVPAVTEEDIKVMVELSEEEGVIDNKEKELIQRSLDFDEILVGEIFTPRADMVAVEVNQPIEEIRDVFLEEKYSRIPVYEGDIDNVIGILSESDFFSELVQKREVRIRDLLRQPLFVVESMKVSDLLPELQKSKVHMAIVVDEFGGTAGLITLEDILEQIVGEIWDEHDEAVKTVRQIDEHSFEFSAELPLDEFCEVMNIDVPRSESHTLGGWIFEMFERIPAVGETLQYGSLTFTVRQVDNRRIRKVLVSLSQPLAEQAGGA from the coding sequence TTGGAAGAGTGGCCGTTAAGGTTGTTCGGGTGGTTTTTCCTCTCCCTGCTCGCCAATGCACTGTTCGCTTCAGCAGAAGCCGCGTTTTCTTCGGCAAGCAAGGCACGGTTGCGGCATTATGCGGAAGAGCATCTGCACAATAAGCGTCTCCAAGCGGTGATCGGTCAGCTTGACCGCGTGTTGTTGGCGCTTGCTGTGGCCAACCGCCTCACCAGCGTCGTGACGGTCGTGCTCTTTACGGACATTGCCGTTTCGTTGCTTGGGGAACAGATGGGCTTGTTTGCCACGCTGGCGGTGATGACAGTATTATTTGTCGTCTTCGGTGAAATTTTGCCAAAATCGATGGCGAAAGAGCATGCGGAGCAGCTCGCCATCCGATACGCCGGCCTTGCCTATGGGCTGATGAAGTTGATGACGCCGGTTACGGCGTCGCTCCAAGCCTTAAAAGATCGAATCGCCAAGAGGTTCGCCAATGGGGTGGCTGTGCCGGCTGTTACGGAGGAAGATATTAAAGTGATGGTTGAGCTGAGTGAAGAAGAAGGGGTCATCGACAACAAAGAAAAAGAATTGATCCAACGTTCGCTCGATTTTGATGAAATTTTGGTCGGAGAAATTTTCACGCCGCGTGCTGATATGGTGGCGGTGGAAGTGAACCAGCCGATTGAAGAGATTCGCGACGTGTTTTTGGAAGAGAAATATTCCCGCATCCCGGTCTATGAAGGGGATATTGACAACGTGATCGGCATTTTGTCGGAAAGCGACTTTTTCAGCGAGCTTGTGCAAAAGCGGGAGGTGCGCATCCGCGATTTGTTGCGCCAGCCGTTGTTCGTTGTCGAGTCCATGAAAGTGTCGGATCTTCTGCCGGAGCTGCAAAAAAGCAAAGTGCATATGGCGATCGTCGTCGACGAGTTTGGCGGCACCGCTGGACTCATTACGCTCGAAGATATTCTCGAGCAAATTGTCGGCGAAATATGGGATGAGCATGATGAAGCGGTGAAAACGGTGCGCCAAATCGACGAGCACAGCTTCGAGTTCAGCGCCGAACTGCCGCTGGATGAATTTTGCGAAGTGATGAACATCGACGTGCCAAGGAGCGAATCGCATACGTTGGGTGGTTGGATTTTTGAGATGTTTGAGCGTATTCCAGCAGTCGGCGAAACGTTGCAATATGGATCGCTGACGTTCACCGTCCGCCAAGTCGACAATCGGCGCATTCGCAAAGTGCTTGTCTCATTGAGCCAACCGCTTGCCGAGCAGGCGGGAGGCGCCTGA
- a CDS encoding alpha/beta-type small acid-soluble spore protein, which produces MARNNNNNQLLVAGAQQAIDQMKYEIAQEFGVNLGADTTSRANGSVGGEITKRLVAMAQQQLGGQFGNIQ; this is translated from the coding sequence ATGGCACGCAACAATAACAACAACCAACTGTTAGTCGCTGGTGCTCAACAAGCCATTGATCAAATGAAGTACGAAATCGCCCAAGAATTTGGTGTGAACCTCGGCGCTGACACGACTTCTCGCGCGAACGGTTCGGTCGGCGGCGAAATTACGAAACGTCTTGTCGCCATGGCTCAGCAACAACTTGGGGGCCAATTCGGAAACATTCAATAA
- a CDS encoding ABC transporter ATP-binding protein, translating to MAELILDHIYKIYDNNVVAVKDFNLHIQDKEFIVFVGPSGCGKSTTLRMIAGLEEISKGDLYIDGKRMNDVPPKDRDIAMVFQNYALYPHMSVYDNMAFGLKLRKFPKAEIDKRVREAARILGLEQYLDRKPKALSGGQRQRVALGRAIVRDAKVFLMDEPLSNLDAKLRVQMRSEIAKLHQRLETTTIYVTHDQTEAMTMATRLVVMKDGVIQQVGTPREVYEKPENIFVGGFIGSPAMNFLRGTLQDGKFVVGQTSFGIPEGKMKVLREQGYVGKEVILGIRPEDIHDEPLFLEASPATKVTALVEVAELLGAESMIYFSIDNQELVARIDARTEIKPGHRIDLALDMNKAHFFDVETERRIRAADEK from the coding sequence ATGGCAGAACTCATTCTTGATCATATTTACAAAATTTACGACAACAATGTGGTCGCCGTCAAAGACTTCAATTTACATATTCAAGACAAAGAGTTTATCGTATTTGTCGGCCCGTCCGGCTGCGGCAAATCCACCACGTTGCGGATGATCGCCGGCCTTGAGGAAATTTCCAAAGGCGATCTTTACATCGACGGCAAACGAATGAACGATGTGCCGCCGAAAGACCGCGACATCGCCATGGTGTTCCAAAACTACGCTCTGTATCCACATATGAGCGTCTATGACAACATGGCGTTCGGTTTAAAACTGCGCAAATTCCCGAAAGCGGAAATTGACAAACGCGTCCGCGAGGCGGCGCGCATTCTTGGGCTCGAGCAATATTTGGACCGCAAACCGAAAGCGCTCTCCGGCGGGCAGCGGCAGCGCGTGGCATTGGGACGGGCCATCGTCCGCGATGCAAAAGTGTTTTTAATGGACGAGCCGCTCTCGAACTTGGATGCGAAACTGCGGGTGCAAATGCGCTCAGAGATCGCGAAGCTCCATCAGCGCTTGGAAACGACGACCATTTACGTCACCCACGACCAAACGGAAGCCATGACAATGGCCACCCGTCTTGTCGTCATGAAAGACGGCGTCATCCAGCAAGTCGGGACGCCGCGCGAGGTATACGAAAAACCGGAAAACATTTTTGTCGGCGGCTTTATCGGTTCACCGGCCATGAACTTCCTTCGTGGAACGCTGCAAGACGGCAAGTTTGTCGTCGGCCAAACATCGTTTGGCATTCCGGAAGGAAAAATGAAAGTGTTGCGTGAGCAAGGGTATGTCGGCAAGGAAGTGATTTTAGGCATTCGTCCGGAAGACATTCACGACGAACCGCTCTTCCTTGAAGCATCTCCGGCGACGAAAGTTACCGCTCTCGTCGAAGTCGCCGAGCTGCTTGGCGCTGAATCGATGATCTATTTTAGCATCGACAACCAAGAATTGGTCGCTCGCATCGACGCCCGCACGGAAATCAAGCCGGGCCACCGGATTGACCTGGCGCTTGATATGAACAAAGCGCATTTCTTTGACGTTGAAACGGAACGGCGCATCCGGGCGGCGGATGAAAAGTAA
- a CDS encoding PucR family transcriptional regulator produces the protein MLKELESLYEGDIVINGQPEHPEDYEWFYTADGDEIGIAKHRLTEQERRLLALFFTPAERRREPESEEERAWKRWMATGDPAALARLAAPYCRFIHFTASRPIANKEEFADAVRGLFSSPVAIVWEQDRRGLIVEAKQKRTTEPPSLADMAEALAADFYTAIHLLIGPIRSVDERLYESFLLEKECFSAARRFWPKRTVYEWEDVIPLPLFEEGAVSEKARRTLSFLDGFDEEEVRAMETFLQCNLNVSMAAKKLYMHRNSLQYRIDKWTEQTGVDIKRFKGAAAVYLAILHRRRS, from the coding sequence ATGCTAAAAGAGCTCGAATCGCTTTATGAAGGGGACATCGTCATCAACGGTCAGCCGGAACACCCCGAAGATTACGAATGGTTTTATACCGCCGATGGCGATGAGATCGGCATCGCCAAGCATCGATTGACAGAGCAGGAGCGGCGATTGCTGGCGCTTTTTTTCACCCCCGCCGAGCGCCGACGCGAACCGGAAAGCGAAGAGGAGCGGGCATGGAAACGATGGATGGCAACCGGCGACCCAGCCGCGCTCGCTCGGCTCGCTGCTCCGTATTGCCGGTTCATTCATTTTACAGCCAGCCGGCCGATCGCCAACAAAGAGGAGTTTGCTGACGCTGTTCGCGGCTTATTTTCCTCCCCGGTTGCCATCGTCTGGGAACAAGATCGGCGCGGGCTGATCGTCGAAGCGAAACAAAAGCGGACGACGGAGCCGCCTTCGTTAGCGGACATGGCTGAGGCGCTCGCCGCTGATTTTTATACTGCCATTCATTTATTGATCGGCCCAATCCGCTCCGTCGATGAACGGCTATATGAATCGTTTCTCCTTGAAAAAGAGTGTTTTTCCGCCGCTCGGCGCTTTTGGCCGAAACGAACGGTGTACGAATGGGAAGACGTCATTCCGCTTCCGCTCTTTGAAGAAGGAGCAGTCAGTGAGAAAGCCCGCCGGACCCTCTCGTTTCTTGACGGATTCGACGAGGAGGAAGTGCGGGCGATGGAGACGTTTTTGCAATGCAACTTAAACGTCTCGATGGCAGCGAAAAAGCTGTATATGCACCGCAATAGTTTGCAATATCGAATCGATAAATGGACGGAGCAAACTGGTGTTGACATCAAACGGTTCAAAGGGGCGGCAGCCGTCTATTTGGCTATCTTGCACCGGCGCCGTTCGTAA
- a CDS encoding YheC/YheD family endospore coat-associated protein yields the protein MLTIGYRPDTGEWVCNSPGGPYRFGSGWVAPAAVLPDLVFPVREQDGRVGPLVGVLISASSLSALLAGKKPWLETVIRSIHKAGGISVVSAAAGIGEKTVSGYLFVPTLHRFIEAAAPLPDVVYNRVKSREEEESEPFQTAAAQLSAHGVPLVNRSFFRKSDVYDALRSDRRLWTHLLPTAPVQTATDLRAWLRQYSCIYLKRDDGARGMGLFRLTALSETEAICEYPGGQKRFCSLDALASLIQSGRYIAQALAETDEWNGRRYDLRVLAHWHNGRHTITGIGVRSADVESVTTHVFHGGTILPYKEVKERIDEAALERLIALSGARLGERFGFVGEFSADIGVGSEQQLYIYEINAKPMVFDEPEIEARRLERLNQLFAELAHRTP from the coding sequence ATGCTGACGATCGGCTACCGTCCTGACACCGGCGAGTGGGTGTGCAACAGTCCGGGCGGCCCTTATCGATTCGGCAGCGGCTGGGTTGCTCCCGCCGCTGTCCTTCCCGATCTCGTCTTTCCCGTCCGCGAGCAAGATGGACGGGTGGGACCGCTCGTCGGCGTGCTGATCAGCGCCTCGTCCCTTTCCGCTTTGCTGGCTGGGAAAAAGCCGTGGCTTGAAACCGTCATCCGCTCCATCCACAAAGCCGGCGGCATCTCCGTCGTCAGTGCGGCCGCCGGCATCGGAGAGAAAACGGTCTCCGGATATCTATTCGTTCCGACGCTTCATCGTTTCATCGAAGCGGCCGCTCCACTGCCCGATGTCGTCTACAATCGAGTAAAAAGCCGCGAAGAAGAAGAAAGCGAGCCGTTTCAAACGGCGGCTGCCCAGTTGAGCGCCCATGGCGTTCCACTTGTCAACCGCTCTTTTTTCCGCAAATCGGACGTTTATGACGCGCTGCGGTCCGACCGCCGGCTCTGGACGCATCTATTGCCGACGGCGCCTGTCCAAACAGCGACCGATCTTCGCGCTTGGCTCCGCCAATACAGCTGCATTTACTTGAAGCGGGATGACGGCGCCAGAGGAATGGGGCTGTTTCGTCTCACCGCCTTGTCAGAGACGGAAGCCATTTGCGAATATCCGGGCGGCCAAAAACGGTTCTGCTCGCTCGATGCGCTCGCATCACTCATTCAGTCCGGCCGCTACATCGCCCAAGCATTGGCTGAAACGGACGAGTGGAATGGACGCCGCTACGATTTGCGCGTGCTCGCCCATTGGCACAACGGCCGCCATACGATCACCGGCATCGGTGTTCGTTCGGCCGACGTCGAGTCAGTGACGACCCATGTGTTTCATGGCGGAACCATCCTCCCGTACAAAGAAGTCAAGGAACGCATCGATGAAGCGGCGCTCGAGCGGCTTATTGCCTTGAGCGGCGCACGCCTTGGCGAACGGTTTGGCTTTGTCGGCGAGTTTTCCGCCGACATCGGCGTCGGAAGCGAACAGCAGCTTTACATTTATGAAATCAACGCCAAGCCGATGGTGTTTGATGAGCCGGAGATTGAGGCACGGCGGCTTGAGAGGCTCAATCAGCTGTTTGCCGAGCTCGCTCATCGTACGCCATAG
- a CDS encoding YheC/YheD family endospore coat-associated protein: protein MTYTLIIDEQQTNTVILPATLQASRQTSAAFGSLVTPCRVISSPRLVDRVIVAHDVARCLSIPFAADVHVFLTDEAVHFGPLVGILTAGFTKSLHRPVGSRSFFFAKLLAQEKQVGGFAFLFGAPHIDWENGMTNGYFYTERGWERHTVPLPNVVYNRLPNRRVEKEETFQTMTKTLQTTYGIPIFNGCFFNKWDIYRRLAAHPKAQPYLPATSAHVTQHTIEQFLARYREAYIKPADGSLGRGIYHLAKKNAYECRFRDESGEIQTVLFPTAMAVWHHLLAHAPLHRYVIQQAVPLLAVNGRPADFRVHVNKNEHGIWQVSAIAAKIAGKQSITTHMNSGGIVKTLEEIFPDAAEREIMLARLSDAALTLSRCLDEASETLIGEIGFDLGVDQQGRIWMFEANSKPGRSIFKHPKLKDADERTARLPLAYAVHLSKTAITEPEALWPC, encoded by the coding sequence ATGACCTACACGTTGATCATTGACGAACAACAAACAAATACGGTGATTCTTCCCGCCACGCTCCAAGCATCTAGGCAAACATCAGCCGCGTTCGGCAGCCTTGTCACCCCATGCCGGGTCATTTCTTCCCCCCGTCTTGTCGACCGTGTGATTGTGGCGCATGACGTTGCCCGATGCTTGTCGATCCCATTTGCCGCTGACGTTCATGTCTTTTTGACCGATGAAGCTGTTCACTTCGGGCCGCTTGTCGGCATTTTGACCGCCGGATTCACAAAGTCGCTCCACCGCCCGGTCGGCAGCCGGAGCTTCTTTTTTGCCAAGTTGCTGGCGCAAGAAAAGCAAGTCGGCGGATTTGCCTTTTTGTTTGGCGCGCCCCATATTGACTGGGAAAACGGCATGACGAACGGCTATTTTTACACAGAGCGCGGCTGGGAACGCCATACGGTGCCGTTGCCGAATGTCGTTTACAACCGGCTGCCAAACCGGCGCGTCGAAAAGGAGGAAACGTTTCAAACGATGACGAAGACGCTGCAAACCACCTACGGCATCCCGATCTTTAACGGGTGTTTTTTCAACAAATGGGACATTTACCGCCGGCTCGCTGCCCATCCGAAGGCGCAGCCGTATTTGCCGGCGACGTCCGCCCACGTGACGCAGCACACCATTGAGCAGTTTCTTGCCCGCTACCGTGAAGCGTACATCAAGCCGGCCGACGGCAGCCTCGGCCGCGGCATTTATCATTTAGCGAAAAAAAACGCCTATGAATGCCGGTTCCGCGATGAAAGCGGAGAAATACAAACAGTGCTGTTTCCCACCGCCATGGCGGTGTGGCATCATTTGCTCGCCCATGCGCCGCTTCACCGCTATGTCATCCAACAAGCGGTTCCGCTTCTTGCCGTCAACGGCCGACCGGCTGATTTCCGCGTTCACGTTAACAAAAACGAACACGGCATATGGCAAGTGAGCGCCATCGCCGCCAAAATCGCTGGAAAACAAAGCATCACGACCCATATGAACAGCGGAGGCATCGTCAAAACGCTGGAAGAAATTTTCCCGGATGCCGCCGAGCGCGAAATCATGCTCGCCCGTCTTTCTGACGCCGCCCTTACGCTCAGCCGTTGCCTTGATGAAGCATCAGAAACGTTGATCGGCGAAATCGGTTTTGACCTTGGTGTTGACCAACAAGGAAGGATTTGGATGTTTGAAGCCAATTCCAAACCCGGACGGTCGATTTTTAAGCATCCAAAATTAAAGGACGCAGACGAACGAACAGCGCGGTTGCCGCTCGCTTACGCCGTCCACCTCAGCAAAACAGCCATCACCGAACCCGAGGCGCTTTGGCCATGCTGA
- a CDS encoding YheC/YheD family endospore coat-associated protein, with amino-acid sequence MLSLGFVTLDEQQDHTYCTEVAKCARRYGISVCRFSPLGIDPQTENVRGFLFQEETNEWTNAVFAIPPFLYDRCFYGNDERSKKAKPIMNWLKQRPDLTFLGYGLPGKWDVYEALSSHPLLSAYVPPTVRLERADDVLALLRREQAAIAKPVHGSGGRGICIFQKKGKALSVQDSHGQEQAVIARRSELEQLLASWSRRGEYVLQPLLQLSTPEGEPFDLRILLQKDENGRWVERVRAVRVGRPGAWVANVRAGADIRPFSEWLDRLSSSKRLFVLDGVETIIRTLPVYMDHTFGPLFEIGLDLGATDNGAVWILDVNSKPGRKVAHLLPPEQQNELYEAPLRYCLFLARGGKANDLHVDH; translated from the coding sequence TTGCTTTCACTCGGTTTTGTCACCCTTGACGAACAGCAAGACCACACGTATTGCACTGAGGTGGCGAAATGCGCCAGACGCTACGGCATTTCCGTCTGCCGCTTTTCGCCGCTTGGCATCGATCCGCAGACGGAAAACGTCCGCGGCTTTCTCTTTCAAGAGGAAACGAACGAATGGACAAACGCCGTCTTTGCCATTCCGCCATTTTTATATGACCGCTGCTTTTACGGCAATGATGAGCGGTCCAAAAAAGCAAAACCGATTATGAACTGGTTGAAGCAGCGGCCTGACCTCACGTTTTTAGGCTATGGCCTGCCGGGCAAATGGGACGTATATGAAGCGCTCTCCTCTCACCCGCTCTTGTCCGCATACGTGCCTCCGACTGTCCGGCTTGAGCGCGCCGATGATGTGCTTGCGCTTCTCCGCCGCGAACAAGCCGCCATCGCCAAGCCGGTGCACGGCTCCGGAGGACGCGGTATTTGCATCTTTCAAAAGAAAGGGAAGGCGCTGTCCGTCCAAGACAGTCACGGTCAAGAACAGGCCGTCATTGCCCGCCGAAGCGAGCTGGAACAGCTCCTCGCCTCTTGGAGCCGCCGCGGCGAGTATGTCCTGCAGCCATTGCTTCAGCTATCGACCCCGGAGGGTGAACCGTTTGACCTCCGCATTCTTTTGCAAAAGGATGAAAACGGACGCTGGGTGGAGCGGGTGCGGGCCGTGCGAGTCGGCCGACCGGGGGCATGGGTGGCCAACGTCCGCGCCGGCGCGGACATTCGTCCGTTTTCCGAGTGGCTCGACCGCCTTTCCTCTTCAAAACGTCTCTTCGTGCTCGATGGCGTTGAGACGATCATCCGCACGCTGCCAGTTTATATGGATCACACGTTCGGTCCTTTGTTTGAAATCGGCTTGGATCTTGGTGCAACCGACAACGGGGCGGTGTGGATTTTGGATGTCAATTCCAAGCCGGGGAGAAAAGTGGCGCATCTTCTGCCCCCGGAGCAACAAAACGAACTGTACGAAGCGCCGCTTCGGTATTGCTTGTTTTTGGCCAGAGGAGGAAAAGCCAATGACCTACACGTTGATCATTGA
- a CDS encoding YheC/YheD family endospore coat-associated protein, with protein MSKQRTMAVLTEINETSERAAFGSIHHFCEELAAYARKRGLFFYVSSPALYLEGGGYQWTESGWGKRDVPPADVVYNRLHSRKLERSPLFAELLARLAEENGMMFNHRFLHKWEVHCHFERHEYLHPHLPKTALWSGQHTLEAFLDAFPSVFLKPIYGSQGRGIFCLQHSDDGICLRHSTSASTAVYRSMDALASALRQQIRTPMIIQQGLELRTLDGRPVDFRLLCHRARHNDWRVTSAVARVAPPDQFVANLARGGELMAVNDVLRKWYTRADAFQQKQLLKEIALESAAVLASEAEGLYGEFGVDLAIDIHGQPWIIEVNTKPSKQTDMAASYQSVRPSAKAIIDYSLTLMEEKE; from the coding sequence ATGAGCAAACAACGAACGATGGCTGTGCTGACGGAAATCAATGAAACAAGTGAACGGGCTGCCTTTGGATCCATCCATCATTTTTGCGAGGAATTGGCGGCATATGCTAGAAAGCGTGGTCTCTTTTTTTACGTGTCCTCGCCGGCGCTTTACTTAGAGGGAGGCGGCTATCAGTGGACCGAAAGCGGATGGGGCAAGCGGGACGTGCCTCCAGCCGATGTCGTTTACAATCGCCTTCACTCGCGCAAGCTCGAACGCTCCCCTTTGTTTGCCGAGCTGCTCGCTCGGCTTGCCGAAGAAAACGGGATGATGTTCAACCATCGCTTTTTGCATAAATGGGAAGTGCACTGCCATTTTGAGCGGCACGAGTACTTGCACCCGCACTTGCCGAAAACGGCGCTCTGGAGCGGTCAACATACGCTTGAGGCGTTCCTTGACGCTTTCCCATCCGTCTTTCTCAAGCCGATCTATGGCAGCCAAGGGCGAGGGATTTTCTGCCTCCAACATTCGGACGACGGAATTTGTCTTCGCCATTCCACTTCCGCTTCAACGGCCGTATATCGTTCGATGGACGCTTTAGCTTCCGCTTTGCGGCAACAAATCCGAACGCCGATGATCATCCAACAAGGGCTTGAGCTTCGCACCCTCGACGGCCGCCCGGTCGATTTTCGCCTGCTTTGTCATCGCGCCCGCCACAATGATTGGCGCGTCACTTCCGCCGTCGCCCGCGTAGCGCCGCCCGATCAGTTTGTCGCTAACCTTGCCCGCGGCGGAGAACTGATGGCGGTCAATGATGTCTTGCGGAAGTGGTATACGAGAGCTGACGCGTTCCAGCAAAAACAGCTTCTGAAAGAAATCGCACTGGAATCCGCCGCCGTTCTCGCCTCGGAAGCGGAGGGACTGTATGGAGAGTTTGGCGTTGATCTTGCCATTGACATCCATGGCCAGCCGTGGATCATCGAGGTGAATACGAAGCCGTCGAAACAGACGGATATGGCCGCTTCCTACCAATCGGTCCGCCCGTCGGCGAAGGCGATCATCGACTATAGTTTGACATTGATGGAGGAAAAGGAGTGA
- a CDS encoding DUF445 domain-containing protein, with amino-acid sequence METFVYLLFMVAVGALIGGVTNFIAIVMLFRPHEPMYVFGKRLPFTPGLIPKRRRELAEQLGKTVVEHLVTPEGLRRKLMDPSFTAEMAEWGREWLRKWLARKETPAELLERLGIRSPAERLEAMAAEQAERAYERWSETWRLRPIRDVLPAELKQTMEARVESLAGYLADRTLDYFRSEEGKQQISSMIERFFQERGMVGNMLQMLLGNVNFVDKVQAELGKFLRHAGTREVLSRLLWTEWNKWLDYPLATVEEMIGRRRIDEAVRSAARRLVQSGGWLHRPLDELIAPYEQPLFDRLIPQAAATVSCLLSDKIEAIVAQLGLADIVRDQVESFSLRRLEAIILSIARRELKMITYLGALLGGLIGAVQGVIGLWL; translated from the coding sequence ATGGAAACGTTCGTTTATTTGCTGTTTATGGTGGCGGTCGGGGCGCTCATTGGCGGGGTAACGAATTTTATCGCCATCGTGATGCTGTTTCGCCCACATGAGCCGATGTACGTGTTTGGAAAACGGCTGCCGTTTACGCCGGGATTGATTCCAAAGCGGCGGCGGGAGCTGGCCGAACAGCTCGGGAAAACGGTCGTGGAGCATTTGGTGACGCCGGAAGGATTGCGGCGCAAACTCATGGATCCGTCCTTTACGGCCGAGATGGCCGAGTGGGGGCGGGAATGGCTTCGAAAGTGGCTTGCGCGCAAAGAAACGCCGGCTGAGTTGCTTGAACGCCTCGGTATTCGCTCTCCCGCCGAGCGGCTCGAAGCGATGGCGGCCGAGCAAGCTGAGCGAGCGTATGAACGGTGGAGCGAAACGTGGCGTCTGCGGCCGATACGCGATGTATTGCCAGCGGAGTTGAAGCAGACGATGGAAGCGCGCGTCGAAAGTCTAGCGGGTTATTTGGCCGACAGGACGCTTGACTACTTTCGCAGCGAGGAGGGAAAGCAGCAGATTTCCAGCATGATCGAGCGTTTTTTCCAAGAGCGCGGGATGGTTGGAAATATGCTGCAGATGTTGCTTGGCAATGTCAATTTCGTCGATAAGGTGCAGGCGGAGCTCGGTAAATTTTTGCGCCATGCTGGCACAAGAGAGGTGCTCTCCCGCCTTCTTTGGACGGAGTGGAACAAATGGTTGGACTATCCGCTCGCAACCGTGGAAGAGATGATCGGCCGCCGGCGCATCGATGAAGCGGTGCGGTCGGCTGCCCGCCGCTTGGTGCAAAGCGGCGGCTGGCTGCATCGCCCGCTTGATGAGCTGATCGCTCCGTACGAGCAACCATTGTTTGACCGCCTCATCCCGCAGGCGGCGGCAACGGTCAGCTGCCTGTTAAGCGACAAAATCGAGGCGATTGTTGCACAGCTTGGGTTGGCGGATATTGTCCGCGACCAAGTGGAGTCGTTTTCATTACGACGATTGGAAGCGATCATTTTATCGATCGCCCGCCGTGAACTAAAGATGATTACGTATTTGGGCGCTTTGCTTGGCGGGCTGATCGGCGCCGTTCAAGGCGTCATTGGCTTATGGCTGTAG
- a CDS encoding YlbF family regulator → MSEPLHALARQLEQAIRASEPFQQLKRAYEDVRRDETAYRMFANVRDIQLQLHEKQMRGAAILPDEIEQAQKAMALAQQNEKLARLMALEQQMSMTIAEVQQIAMKPLEELHRSFMEGR, encoded by the coding sequence ATGTCTGAACCCCTTCATGCGCTCGCTAGACAGCTTGAGCAGGCGATTCGGGCGAGCGAGCCGTTTCAGCAGCTGAAACGGGCATACGAAGATGTCCGCCGAGATGAAACCGCCTATCGAATGTTCGCGAATGTCCGCGACATCCAGCTTCAGCTCCATGAAAAACAGATGCGCGGGGCGGCCATTTTGCCTGATGAAATCGAACAGGCGCAAAAGGCGATGGCGCTCGCCCAGCAAAACGAGAAACTCGCCCGCCTGATGGCGCTCGAGCAGCAAATGAGCATGACCATTGCCGAGGTTCAGCAAATCGCCATGAAGCCGCTTGAGGAGTTGCACCGTTCATTCATGGAAGGAAGATAG
- a CDS encoding Cof-type HAD-IIB family hydrolase, with protein sequence MYKLLALNIDGTILKNNGRLPRETKEAVDYVKKKGVYVTLITSRNLLSARKVAKALRLDGMLIAFQGAMIARTLDDRLFDAVIPEERTFNIVQILENFNCNIRLMHERYSLGNRKKVKKNLVVQTVLSSSDPFFYPTQFVDSLGDVLIDEPIAVPKIDVYFATDEERDAAAALLTKSIPSIDMIMQPNGKMEIVPQGVSKLAGLRRLAQHIGVSLKETVMIGDGLDDLPAIEAAGLGVAMGNAPLEVKRAADWVTRSNEQLGVAYMVKEHFRKQQRIEFLQKLKTKQ encoded by the coding sequence GTGTATAAGCTGTTGGCGCTCAACATTGACGGAACGATTTTAAAAAACAACGGCCGCCTGCCGCGCGAAACAAAAGAGGCGGTCGACTATGTGAAGAAAAAAGGAGTTTATGTTACGTTAATCACGAGCCGCAATTTGCTTTCCGCCCGCAAAGTGGCGAAAGCGCTGCGGCTTGATGGGATGCTCATTGCATTCCAAGGAGCGATGATTGCCAGAACGCTTGATGATAGGCTGTTTGACGCCGTGATCCCTGAGGAGCGGACGTTTAATATCGTGCAAATTTTGGAAAACTTCAACTGCAACATCCGCCTCATGCATGAGCGGTATTCGCTCGGCAATCGGAAGAAAGTGAAGAAAAACCTTGTCGTGCAAACGGTTCTCTCCTCAAGCGACCCGTTTTTCTATCCGACTCAATTTGTCGATTCACTTGGCGATGTGCTGATCGACGAACCGATCGCTGTGCCGAAAATTGATGTATATTTTGCTACAGACGAAGAGAGGGATGCAGCGGCCGCTTTATTGACGAAATCGATTCCGTCCATTGATATGATTATGCAGCCAAACGGAAAAATGGAAATTGTCCCGCAAGGAGTGTCTAAACTCGCGGGGTTGCGCCGGCTGGCTCAACATATCGGCGTATCGTTGAAAGAAACGGTGATGATCGGTGACGGCCTTGACGATTTGCCGGCGATTGAAGCGGCTGGGCTCGGCGTCGCCATGGGGAACGCACCGCTTGAGGTGAAGCGGGCGGCCGACTGGGTGACGCGTTCGAACGAACAGCTCGGCGTCGCCTACATGGTGAAAGAACATTTCCGCAAACAGCAACGGATCGAGTTTTTGCAAAAACTCAAAACGAAACAGTAA